TACCAAATAAGTTCATAACTGAGCTCTCTTTGGTATAAACCATTACGTCAGCTTGGCCGCCTACTCGGCGCAAACCTTTCGCTTCATCTTCATCAAATACAATGGTCACAGGGAAACGTTGAGACTGCCTTAACCATCCTGTTTGACCAGTTGTTTGTGCAAGTTTGCCTGTTTGCTCGTTTTGGCCCCAGTCAACACCATAGTCGATGTAAGCGACTTTACCGGTAAATACCTTGCCAGGAGCATAATCCAACGCAAACTCCACTTTATCGCCAGGCTTCATGTTACCAATGCTGTTCTCTCTAAAGTTTGCTTCAATCCACACATCTTCAGACGAAATAAACGTCATAACAGGTTGCCCTGCATTAGCGTAAAACCCCTCTTTTAAACGAAAATTAGAGGCTACACCGTCAGTTGGTGCTTTAATTTCAGTTCTCGCCAAATTAAGCTCTGCTTGTTCAAGTGCTAATAATGCAGATTTAACGGCAGTGTTATTTTCACCTTCTGAACCTAAACGTTCCTCTGCTTTGGCTAAGTCAGCATTTGCCGCCGCAACACCGGCTTCTGCACTGGCTAATTCTGCGCGGGCATTATCCGCATCAGCCTGCGACATCACATTTTGCTCAACCATTGTAAAAATACGTTTTGATTGCACTTTAGCGTTGGTGTAGTTAGCTTCAGCATTAGCAACTTTAGCTTTTGCAGCGGTCACATTAGCTGTTAATGCTCCCATATTCTGCCCTGCTTGAGTCACATTTTGCTGTGCAGTAAACAGTGCTATTTCATAATCTTTTGGATTAATCCGTGCCAGTACTTCACCTTCTCGAATTAATGTATTCGCAGAGGCAGTAATCTCAATCACTTCACCAGAAACCTGAGGAGTAATTGGCACCACAAAACCACGTATACGACCTAAATCTGTAGAAGGAATATATCTGTCAGCAATAAGGTGAAAAACAAATAAAAAACACACCACGATTAAAATGATATTGGTGACTTTACGAATTTTTTGATTCTTTGCTTTATCTGCTGGGGTATCAGCAGTAGAAGCTTGTTCGACTTGGGCTTGAGCCTC
This window of the Shewanella goraebulensis genome carries:
- a CDS encoding HlyD family secretion protein encodes the protein MTDKNKEVSSTEVVAQTEEAQAQVEQASTADTPADKAKNQKIRKVTNIILIVVCFLFVFHLIADRYIPSTDLGRIRGFVVPITPQVSGEVIEITASANTLIREGEVLARINPKDYEIALFTAQQNVTQAGQNMGALTANVTAAKAKVANAEANYTNAKVQSKRIFTMVEQNVMSQADADNARAELASAEAGVAAANADLAKAEERLGSEGENNTAVKSALLALEQAELNLARTEIKAPTDGVASNFRLKEGFYANAGQPVMTFISSEDVWIEANFRENSIGNMKPGDKVEFALDYAPGKVFTGKVAYIDYGVDWGQNEQTGKLAQTTGQTGWLRQSQRFPVTIVFDEDEAKGLRRVGGQADVMVYTKESSVMNLFGKFWIRLVSWFSYVR